Below is a genomic region from Gigantopelta aegis isolate Gae_Host chromosome 1, Gae_host_genome, whole genome shotgun sequence.
acccaCATCAAGAGATATTTGTCCAAAAACGTTGACTCTGAAATGGAACCAACTGAGAAACGTAGCCGTCGTTCTGAGGAGACATTTAGCTACAGAAAACATTGTCTCTTCTGTggagaagaaggaaggaaggcaatgttttatttaacgacgcactgaacacattttatttacggttatatggcgtcagacatatggttaaggaccacacagatattgagagaggaaacctgctgtcgccacttcatgggttactcttttcgattggcagcacgtcctttaatataccagtcgaggtgcactggctggatatgtGGGAAAGAATGCATCTCTGTGCGGGATTCTAACAATCCAAATCGGTGGCTTCCAGTCATTCAATGTCCAACAGCTGATTGTGGTCCAACACAAACGTCATTCAAGGATGCTAATCTGGAAACATGCGATCAGCGGGACgataaatgagagagagagagagagagagagagagagagagagagagagagagagagagagagagagagagagagagagagagacagacagacacagacagactcGCTAACGTCAAAAAGACAGTCACGGCTAAGGCTCGCTCGGATGATTGGAgattacattgaatatacagacattgattaTTGTAAGCAAGAATATGTGTTTAATACGTCATGTTAGTTTTTAACAAGGCTAACATTACATGTTGCAATAGCAACAATCTGAAGACATTACCTGGTTTCTTGGTTGTCGGTATGGTGGTTGTGGGCGTCGTTGACGATATGGTGGTTGCGTACGTCGTTGACGGCATGGTGGTTGTAGACGTCTTGGTTGTAGTTGTAGTCTTTTTGTGGCACAAGTGGATCAGATTTTCCAGTATACAGAATCTGGCAGCGGCATCCTTCATTTCTCTGCACGATTCGCGTGTAAAGCTCTTCAGGAGAAGACGCGGATCCTTGGGGTCTGACGTGCAGAACTTGGACATGTTGGTCATGGAACGACAGAGAGTCTGATAGCCTGCTGCACACACCGGTTCCGTGGTCCTCATTATCCCACAGCAGTTTGGCTTCACGTACTGAGCCTGGGTTTGTACGTCGTCGTCCGAAGTCACTGTCGTCAGGTTGACGGCCATCAACGCCAAGCAGCCAAAGATGACAAGCTCCGTTAATTTATCCATGGCGTCGTGTACGCTGAGAAATCTTGTGAATGGTTTGCTGTCTGCATGCAATCGCTGTATTGCCAAAGAATGACTGGCTCTCCTGAAGGCTGAGGTATTTCATCAAGATTCATGGATcgttaaatcattattttatttcatatactagtatactgtTTGTTGGTCCGGGGACAATGGAGGATCACTGACATCTTGACAAGATGAGGGAGCAGCTGCTGATCGGATTTCTTACCAGCTTATATCTTCGTTTGCCTACAAATCTCTGGAGCGTGTCCATGCTCTGCACAGGGGGTTCGGGTCTTCCCACCCAGGCCATTTGCCCTTACGACATTTGTCACCTGGTCAGTTTGCCCATTCGCAAATTTTGCCCAGTGTTCTGGATTTAAACGCTTTGTCCTCATATATCGCTGCATTGGTCAAAAGAACCATTTAAAATTCTCGGaatactttttttgtttacagatgTGTCAAATGTTCTCGTTCAATTTTGAAAAACAGCtatcaaaaataaaagtatattatttagATCTTTAACAATTAATggaaaataactataattaaatCTTAAATTCTTCCATTCTTTGCACACTTATTCGTTGCTCGTCCTGATCCACATAAAACGTTTTTGAAGAAATCAAGTACACTGTTTTACAAATGTGTCTGGAATGGTAATAGGGACAGAATTAAGCGAACAATTATTAATGAATGATTACAAACATGGTGGGCTTATAATGATAGATCCGATATCGTTTTTATGAAAGTAACGTGCACTGGCACAGCGATCGGGGGAGAGGCatttgctccccccccccctcccactgtgtagcagcagcgatggggttttttaaaatatatttacacatgtatttgtgtgtgtgtgtgtgtgtgcgcgcgcccTCGCAATGGCAAAAACAAATGGATTTCAGAGCGAAACACACATTATTCAAACATCACtgctaaattttatttttcccaaattaatcaaaacattttttaattggtaCAACAAAGACCTGAAAAATGTAAAAGATAtactttcaaacatttatattactagaaagaaaatgcaatttaaaaggTAAATTTAAATGATAATTACTTGCTTTGTTTCATATTAACTAACTACATTCCCAAACATCTGTCAGCATAGCACACCCTATTACCGAGTGGCTTATCGGGAAATGGTATTTCATTTCCAGTGGGAAACACGTACTAGTTTTGATGCAGTGACGTACATACACAAAGGTAGCCCGAgaactctgactgtaagagagctagacggacatttggatggttattaaaccttacagtcagagaccaagctatataatttttgttcgcaatcgctgcccaccaaacggtagtcaaagattcacactctaataccacaacaatcctatgtttgacgtcaaatacctttacatcgatcattttcgagttcctggatttaaaaaaaaatcaacatattaatcactaatacacacactacaacaATAAACCCGACAGTACCCACATTCTGCTAAGTTTCGGCCACCTCCGACGCCGGTATGCCAAAGGTCgctgacctatatcgtgacgtagcGTCACTCGGTGATTCTCATACGAGGTTACAACATGGAttagtttcattttgtttttctgcgATGGAATGCGCGTGCTGTAAATATTTCGaacattaaaaggacattcctgagtttgctgcaatttgtaagatgttatcgacttacagggacattttaacgattataattacatatcaaatatatttatctgcattaaatattagtggttgtatattaaacgtgtttctgagcgttctaatatttgtactagattaaatttcattacgaaattatttgaagacaaaatccagtttgggcttcttacaaatattaagacgaccagaaacacattgaatatacagacactgatattctaaacaagaaaatgtatttaatatgtaagtttaatcgtagaaatattttattagtcagaaacttcttacaatgcagctaacttaggaatgttcctttaaagtgGACGATTTCGGAGAACAGTGCCTAGTGCTTGTTGGGGATACATATGGGTATTGCCATTTGTTTTCATATTGTGATAAGTGCATATATTGGCTCTTTACAAGCTCTTCGAGTGCGTGAACATGTATTATGTTTGTATTGCAATATACCACGAGGGTGGGACATTGGCTATATTCGATATATACTCATTTAATTAACACATTATGTTATCAAATCTTGTATTATAGTAGACATGTGTAGAAAGATTGTAAAATAGACAAAACGACAAACTTAATAAAGAACACTACGTAACTCCGTTCTGTTCTGGATAGATATGTaagcatattattaaaaatgtttatagatatatataaagtgAGGTGTCAAATTATCACAACAGAGATAATGTTCTATTATTAATATACCTTTCCAATTAgatcgaccgttcaaaattgtgcctaaattccttcatcaaaatgcgcacccattctctttggcttaatcctacgggacattccaaattccatagcaccataccaccctccgcctgttaccggctacaGTCGGACTGCTGTTGCTCCCTtgcgccaccccccccccccccgccccctcctACCCTAccccacacctttcctgtcctggaagGAGGAGCCGGCCAACCAGGATAGCCTTGCGCttcaacagcttgctctgaatgtgcacgttaaatacTTTGGTCTTGGTCTTGGTCTTTCAATATAAACAAATGATAGGCTTAGGCCTGCATGCATGTGTCACAAAAGATGACTGACATTTGtcgatataatataataatatttaatcgttcagtatattatattattacacaccagtgtaagatattgaccACGTCATAACAATGGGAAAGAAGTAGCGACTGTAAGTAAACAGTTCACGTACTCGCTTTCAAACAGTGGGCTTCCCTGCTGTTTTCACAACTGTCTATCAAATATTCaacatgccaaaaccattaaatgtgtacatatttaaagggacgttcctgagttttctgcattgtaagatgtttccgactaataaaatatttctacaattaaacttacatattaaatatattttcttgtttcagaatatcattgtctgtgtATATGATGTCTTTCTAGTCGTCtttatatttgtaagacgcccaaactggattttgtcttcaaataatttcgtacgtacgaaaaaatatattttaggaaataaaatgaaatttaatctagtacaaatattagaacgatcagaaacacatttaatatacagccactaatatattatgcagaaaaatatatttgatatgtaattacaatcgttaaaaagtctctgttagttgacaacatcttaaaaattgcagcaaactcaggaatgtccctttaactgataATGTTTGAGTGTTGGTAATAAAAAATGGTAGCACCACTTTCGACACTTCGCTGTTGTTTACCTCCGGGTTctatcaaatgtttgttatcGTGATATAATATGAATATACCTATTTAAAACCATAAATTATTCGTTTGCAGAGTAATGTAAATTCTACAAAAGTTTTCAAcgtaatatatatttctaataaattatttgaatgggttttttttagggggatttctgtaaaactaaataataatattacggTTAAcccaaataaatattaaatatacaaatttaaaacttaaaatatgcatgtttgagaaaaaaaacgaatattcaataatatatgtaaaattacagaaataaatgaGGATATCACCCGTTTCCATTAGCAGTGTAAAAAGTGAGGATTATGGACACAAATGGTCCTGGTGCTATATCCAAAACACCCactctgtatactactataaaccACAGGTGCTGTATCACACTCactctgtatactactataaaccACAGGTGCTGTATCCAAAACACCTactctgtatactactataaacaCAGGTGCTGTATCACACTCactctgtatactactataaaccACAGGTGCTGTATCCAAAACACTCactctgtatactactataaacaCTGGTGCTGTATCCAAAACACTCactctgtatactactataaacaCAGGTGCTGTATCCAAAACACTCactctgtatactactataaacaCTGGTGCTGTATCCAAAACACCCactctgtatactactataaaccACAGGTGCTGTATCACACTCactctgtatactactataaaccACAGGTGCTGTATCCAAAACACTCactctgtatactactataaacaCAGGTGCTGTATCCAAAACACTCactctgtatactactataaacaCT
It encodes:
- the LOC121388333 gene encoding salivary glue protein Sgs-3-like isoform X2 is translated as MDKLTELVIFGCLALMAVNLTTVTSDDDVQTQAQYVKPNCCGIMRTTEPVCAAGYQTLCRSMTNMSKFCTSDPKDPRLLLKSFTRESCREMKDAAARFCILENLIHLCHKKTTTTTKTSTTTMPSTTYATTISSTTPTTTIPTTKKPVCTAPNTCLKPDCDPANLRPQYTCANNNVCCEIRRIRGVVKTSRP